One segment of Neobacillus endophyticus DNA contains the following:
- a CDS encoding NADH dehydrogenase subunit 5 translates to MLNFHSSAFLPGMFFILLAISVLSSLFLLISKGSLKWISFHIGVISFPPIAALAGLLLNRRSTHVGPWHFDSLSWLLALFVLTIGAIVQRYSVRYLYGDQSYRKYFSFLTLTTAADSLAWLSDDLRLLMLCWGATLLGLTFLIGLKQEWYVARNASVYSGRMFALSWGVLLLAVIWLTQATGHWQLSQVLTENSLSRLDAWKRTCINLLLILAVIIPAAQWPFHRWLLDSVVAPTPISAVMHAGIVNAGGILLTRFSPILSGDPAQMVLLIISSISVLMGTGIMLVQVDYKRQLVGSTMAQMGFMLIQCALGAYGAAVIHAVLHGLFKATLFLQAGSAVHQKERNKGHQKSSPLWTIIGGIIGLLTGIGYCLTSPSDGYQWISAIILGWAVSFAWMRMVAFGYGLIDRIAGMILLAGFAGVFAMIHTVLFHLLQDTAQSSVQTFSPAVIYLFIILIAGSVIGTWLFRHRSTAAFAVLYLWLIRLSEPQTDMVESHPKYLTHSMSQGGNLQ, encoded by the coding sequence ATGTTAAATTTTCATAGTTCGGCTTTCCTTCCTGGGATGTTTTTTATCTTACTTGCTATTTCTGTCCTTAGCTCGCTATTCCTATTAATTTCAAAGGGATCTTTGAAATGGATCTCTTTTCATATCGGTGTGATATCATTCCCCCCTATAGCTGCTCTGGCAGGCCTTTTATTAAACAGGAGAAGCACCCATGTCGGCCCATGGCACTTTGATTCTTTATCATGGCTCTTGGCTTTGTTTGTCCTGACAATCGGTGCGATAGTTCAGCGCTATTCTGTTCGATACTTGTACGGAGACCAATCATACCGCAAATATTTTTCGTTTCTAACATTGACAACAGCTGCTGACTCTTTGGCATGGCTTAGTGATGATTTGCGCTTACTGATGTTATGCTGGGGCGCAACACTTCTTGGTTTAACGTTTCTAATCGGGTTAAAACAAGAATGGTATGTTGCAAGAAATGCCTCAGTATATTCTGGAAGAATGTTTGCACTAAGTTGGGGTGTCTTGCTGCTCGCTGTCATCTGGCTGACACAAGCTACTGGTCACTGGCAGCTGTCACAGGTATTAACAGAAAACAGTCTTTCCCGGCTTGACGCATGGAAAAGAACCTGTATAAACCTTCTTCTGATTTTGGCTGTTATCATCCCTGCTGCACAATGGCCTTTTCACAGATGGCTGTTAGATTCTGTAGTGGCACCAACTCCTATTTCTGCCGTCATGCATGCAGGGATCGTAAATGCTGGTGGAATACTGCTAACGCGATTTTCTCCAATTTTAAGCGGGGATCCGGCACAAATGGTCCTGCTCATTATATCTAGTATCTCTGTCCTAATGGGGACCGGAATAATGTTGGTTCAGGTGGATTATAAACGACAGCTTGTAGGCTCAACAATGGCTCAGATGGGGTTTATGTTAATTCAATGCGCATTAGGTGCGTATGGGGCTGCCGTTATTCATGCTGTACTGCATGGACTTTTTAAAGCAACATTATTTTTACAGGCTGGTTCTGCCGTTCACCAAAAAGAGCGAAACAAAGGGCACCAGAAATCGTCACCATTATGGACCATTATTGGCGGTATTATAGGGTTGCTAACCGGAATAGGTTATTGTCTGACATCACCAAGCGATGGTTACCAATGGATCAGTGCCATCATCTTAGGCTGGGCAGTTTCATTCGCCTGGATGCGAATGGTGGCATTTGGATATGGTCTGATCGACCGTATAGCGGGAATGATCCTATTAGCTGGATTTGCAGGGGTATTCGCCATGATCCATACCGTCCTTTTTCACTTATTACAAGACACGGCTCAATCAAGCGTTCAGACTTTCTCACCGGCTGTTATTTACCTTTTCATCATCCTGATTGCTGGGAGTGTTATTGGTACATGGTTATTCCGCCACCGTTCAACCGCTGCTTTTGCCGTTCTTTACCTTTGGCTTATACGGTTAAGTGAGCCGCAAACTGATATGGTTGAAAGCCATCCAAAGTATCTGACACATTCAATGTCACAAGGAGGTAATTTACAATGA
- a CDS encoding TetR/AcrR family transcriptional regulator, with the protein MNDRKQHVINKAHQLFIDKGFQATSIQDILEYSGISKGTFYNYFSSKSELLMAIFKSLRKDIDNQVNELLIGQNRSDIGIFIKQIELQMKANRKYKLMALFEEVFVSNDEALKEFMKAGHLLHLRWVFQRFLDIFGEEKKPYLLDCSIMFLGILHLNLKYHFQMNESRINVPKVVRYSVERIVKIVEEVSKADEQLIDPKILEKWLPGSMKTAHAIHEKIYHTILGLKKAVMNHSEHAKFTELLDFIQNEITQAKEPRKFLIQSALLSLSTHQDPCWQKGIAKLEELINGL; encoded by the coding sequence ATGAACGATCGAAAACAGCACGTCATAAATAAAGCCCACCAATTATTTATTGATAAAGGCTTTCAAGCGACGTCTATTCAAGACATTCTAGAGTATAGCGGGATTTCTAAAGGAACTTTTTATAATTATTTTTCATCCAAAAGTGAATTACTGATGGCCATTTTCAAATCCTTACGAAAAGATATTGATAATCAAGTGAATGAATTATTAATTGGACAAAATCGTTCGGATATTGGGATATTTATCAAACAAATTGAACTTCAGATGAAGGCTAATCGCAAATATAAATTAATGGCTTTGTTTGAGGAAGTATTTGTATCGAATGATGAAGCTTTAAAGGAATTTATGAAAGCTGGACATTTATTGCATCTCCGCTGGGTTTTCCAACGGTTTCTGGATATTTTCGGAGAAGAGAAAAAGCCATATTTATTAGATTGTTCCATTATGTTTTTGGGAATTTTACATCTCAATCTTAAATATCACTTTCAAATGAATGAATCGAGGATTAATGTTCCGAAGGTGGTCCGATACAGCGTGGAGCGTATCGTCAAAATAGTTGAGGAGGTTTCCAAAGCTGATGAACAGCTTATAGATCCAAAAATATTGGAAAAATGGCTGCCGGGAAGTATGAAAACAGCACATGCAATTCATGAGAAAATCTATCATACCATTTTGGGATTAAAAAAAGCAGTAATGAATCATAGCGAACATGCTAAATTCACAGAATTGCTGGACTTTATCCAAAATGAAATCACCCAAGCAAAAGAACCGCGCAAATTTCTCATCCAAAGTGCACTGCTATCATTAAGCACTCATCAGGACCCTTGCTGGCAAAAAGGAATTGCCAAACTTGAGGAACTTATTAACGGTTTATAA
- a CDS encoding ABC transporter permease, producing the protein MNIEKNKVELLHKQYIRSIKLEKRWVRFYQLIILLLIFSSWEFLSRMQWIDPLIFSSPSRIWNLLIEKIQDGSLLTNLDATLIETVVSFIVSTLLGVIIAAILWWSPFVSKILDPYLTIFNAMPKVALGPVIIVALSPGYTSIIANGVIISVIITAIVVYTSFREVDPNYLKVLQTFGATRYQCFKEAIMPASFPTIISTLKVNVGLSWVGVIVGEFLVSTKGLGYMIIYGFQVFNFTLVFLSLLVIAIFATIMYQLVDLLEKKLIKE; encoded by the coding sequence TTGAACATTGAAAAGAATAAGGTAGAACTCCTCCATAAACAATATATTCGTTCCATAAAACTAGAAAAACGATGGGTCAGATTTTATCAGTTGATTATCTTACTGCTAATTTTTTCAAGCTGGGAATTTTTAAGCCGGATGCAATGGATTGACCCGCTCATTTTCAGTTCTCCGTCTAGAATTTGGAACCTATTAATCGAAAAAATTCAAGACGGCTCCTTATTGACGAATTTGGATGCTACCTTAATAGAAACAGTCGTCAGTTTTATTGTCAGCACACTTCTTGGGGTCATTATTGCCGCCATTCTTTGGTGGTCACCTTTTGTATCTAAAATACTGGACCCTTATCTCACTATTTTTAATGCGATGCCAAAGGTTGCTTTAGGGCCGGTGATCATCGTTGCTTTAAGTCCAGGCTACACCTCGATCATTGCCAATGGTGTAATCATCTCCGTTATTATCACAGCCATTGTCGTCTATACATCGTTCCGGGAAGTGGACCCAAACTATTTAAAAGTACTGCAAACCTTTGGAGCCACACGATATCAATGTTTCAAAGAAGCCATAATGCCGGCAAGCTTCCCAACCATCATTTCTACATTAAAAGTAAATGTCGGACTATCTTGGGTCGGAGTTATCGTCGGCGAATTCCTTGTATCAACCAAAGGCCTGGGTTACATGATCATCTATGGCTTTCAAGTATTCAACTTCACCCTTGTATTTCTCTCCCTGCTCGTCATCGCCATCTTCGCCACCATCATGTATCAACTCGTTGATTTATTGGAGAAAAAACTAATCAAAGAATAG
- a CDS encoding HNH endonuclease: MVKKLATLDQRRIKFVRNLPIEIRARVLYEFLNKGTSNRNIEKAVDILNEEDGWQAWSVNHFYGFDARHKAKFPTLTIKKLKEKLIEFDDNDLEELHLGSTAQTVSPNITMNENDGKDIFRQIKTRQGQYKLRKKILKNYQSNCALCKISHPNLLITSHIKPWAESTQVERVDSHNCILLCKIHDALFENGFISFTDDFQVLYSTNFDFDSQGIHKNLTFREPIEYLPSPLFLKEHRQKHGYE; the protein is encoded by the coding sequence ATGGTGAAAAAATTGGCTACCCTTGATCAAAGAAGGATTAAATTTGTTAGAAATCTCCCTATTGAAATCCGGGCAAGAGTACTTTATGAATTTTTGAATAAAGGAACTAGTAATCGGAATATTGAAAAAGCAGTTGATATTCTTAATGAAGAAGATGGTTGGCAGGCTTGGTCCGTTAATCATTTTTACGGCTTTGATGCACGTCATAAAGCAAAATTCCCCACTTTGACAATAAAAAAATTAAAAGAGAAATTAATTGAATTTGATGATAACGATTTAGAAGAATTGCATCTAGGTAGCACAGCTCAAACTGTATCGCCTAATATCACGATGAACGAAAACGATGGAAAAGACATTTTTAGACAAATCAAAACTCGCCAAGGGCAATATAAACTTCGAAAAAAAATATTGAAAAATTATCAGTCAAATTGTGCCTTATGTAAAATTTCGCATCCAAATTTGCTTATTACTAGTCATATCAAGCCTTGGGCAGAATCCACTCAAGTAGAAAGAGTGGATTCTCATAATTGTATTTTATTATGCAAAATTCATGATGCGCTTTTTGAAAATGGCTTTATATCTTTTACTGATGATTTTCAAGTTCTTTACTCAACAAATTTTGATTTTGATAGTCAGGGAATACATAAGAATCTTACCTTCAGAGAACCTATAGAATATTTACCTTCGCCACTATTCTTAAAGGAACATAGGCAAAAACACGGTTATGAATAA
- a CDS encoding MDR family MFS transporter yields MEHSITNNHRPPYGIIAILMIGAFISMLNETLLNVALPSIMKNLNVGASTVQWLSTGYMLVNGVMVPATAFLIQKYSVRRLFLTAISLFTVGTFLAGFAPAFPVLLLARMIQASGSAIMMPLLMNVMLTSFPPEKRGAAMGLFGLVFIFAPAVGPTLSGWLLEHYDWRMLFHLVSPIAVIILLIAVFLLKDKKGKVDLRLDFLSLLLSSVGFGGLLYGFSSAGDKGWDSPQVYMTIIVGAISLVLFIFRQFKLEKPMLEFRIYKYPMFALSSSISIVIAMAMFSGMLLLPLYVQSIRGISTFKSGLLMLPGSLLMGIMSPITGKLFDKFGGRVLAVIGLSIMTLTTYFFSKLTLDTSYTQLMILYSLRLFGMSMVMMPVMTNGLNQLPARLYPHGTAMNNTLQQVSGAIGSALLITVMSNRTKTHATDLAASATKHLTQQPTPAVIAEMKHQIAMKAMLEGINDSFLVSVGIAFIALVLALFIKRTKQAEDPAAVNTQGQKVGSKLAES; encoded by the coding sequence ATGGAACACTCAATTACAAATAATCATCGGCCTCCATACGGAATCATTGCGATTCTGATGATTGGGGCATTTATTTCCATGCTAAATGAAACACTTCTGAATGTTGCCCTTCCTTCTATTATGAAGAATTTGAACGTGGGTGCATCTACTGTACAATGGCTTTCAACCGGCTACATGCTGGTAAATGGGGTTATGGTCCCAGCCACAGCGTTTTTAATCCAAAAATATTCAGTTCGCAGATTATTCCTAACTGCCATCAGTTTATTTACGGTCGGTACATTTCTAGCTGGGTTTGCACCAGCATTTCCTGTTTTATTGCTAGCCCGTATGATTCAAGCATCCGGTTCGGCTATTATGATGCCACTATTAATGAATGTGATGCTAACAAGCTTTCCTCCTGAAAAACGTGGAGCAGCGATGGGACTTTTCGGTTTAGTATTCATTTTTGCTCCAGCAGTAGGTCCGACTTTATCAGGCTGGCTGCTTGAACATTATGATTGGAGAATGCTATTCCATCTTGTTTCACCAATCGCAGTGATCATATTGTTAATCGCTGTTTTCTTGCTTAAGGATAAAAAAGGTAAAGTGGACCTTCGTCTTGATTTTCTATCACTTTTATTGTCAAGTGTAGGATTTGGTGGATTATTATATGGATTCAGCTCAGCTGGTGATAAAGGCTGGGATAGCCCTCAAGTGTATATGACGATTATAGTCGGGGCTATTTCATTAGTCCTGTTTATTTTCCGTCAATTTAAACTTGAAAAGCCAATGCTGGAATTCAGAATCTATAAATACCCAATGTTTGCCCTATCATCTTCCATTTCCATTGTCATTGCAATGGCGATGTTTTCTGGGATGCTGCTACTGCCACTCTATGTACAGTCTATTCGCGGCATATCAACCTTTAAGTCCGGACTTTTGATGCTTCCTGGTTCGCTTTTAATGGGCATTATGTCGCCTATTACAGGGAAACTCTTTGATAAATTCGGCGGTCGTGTTTTAGCGGTTATTGGATTATCGATTATGACCTTAACGACTTATTTTTTCAGTAAGTTAACATTGGATACATCCTATACACAATTAATGATTTTATATTCTCTGCGGTTGTTCGGTATGTCAATGGTCATGATGCCAGTTATGACAAATGGCTTAAACCAGCTGCCAGCACGATTGTATCCGCATGGTACTGCCATGAATAATACATTACAGCAAGTATCCGGTGCCATTGGTTCAGCACTGCTTATCACGGTCATGTCCAATCGGACGAAAACACATGCAACTGATTTGGCTGCATCAGCAACAAAACACTTAACCCAGCAGCCTACACCTGCCGTTATCGCGGAAATGAAGCACCAAATTGCCATGAAGGCAATGCTCGAAGGAATCAATGATTCATTCCTAGTTTCTGTAGGAATTGCCTTTATTGCCCTAGTGCTTGCATTATTTATTAAACGGACAAAACAAGCAGAAGACCCAGCTGCTGTTAATACACAGGGTCAAAAAGTAGGTAGTAAATTAGCAGAAAGTTAA
- a CDS encoding DUF2309 domain-containing protein: MSPTLAKKLQQIEKEPRHIELDIHEFVHSASNVIAPLGPISTFAARHPWVGMEQHSFEQVARRLQHTNDIDLYPSNPMIQFARNKGEINPHYLEISLQRWLDTQRLDLPRVTAEQYCRAALHTYEPSLEFRELPELKKLVKKLNRIQFQITEKKFLITYSQRLEQLGVEKTATNLNLQIIKWCKLFLDESQAVWTMPNRDKGFYHAWKKLVPYDPAIKPAIRSQLHNLPIDAGQALMEALLKLEIPYTQIQNYLEAHLLSLPGWAGMMLWRSQESAQDHSLLTEYLAVRLSLEYAFIHSYLPLPEQKLEEQVQLETLIASWLHWGELTIHEFSQLSPTELKARLMLASRFDQILRNQLWLEAWEKTYEEQIIKLLSTKREDGEGKAKTIEAQFVFCIDVRSEPFRRKLEQAGSYETIGAAGFFGLPIETCELGSQHTHNSLPVMFKPQHRIKEEATESEFLAYQQRKQTAYSLSSAFKMMKQNLLSSLVLPEISGPWLGLQTLARSFVPKKTAYAARKIKETWLHKPSTELSLDHVQTKGSELPIGFSLDEKILYVKQALKTMGLADHFAPLVVICGHGSHSTNNPYASALDCGACGGASSGFNARVLAALCNLPEVRNGLIEEGIAIPKETIFAAAEHITTLDQLKWLYVPELSDSAQTAFDSIEACLPKICEEANAERIHKLPHINHNNKNPKSEAARLAEDWSEARPEWGLARNAAFIIGERRLTQKCNLEGRAFLHSYNWKKDKKGSLLANIITGPGTVCQWINLQYYASTVAPHYYGSGNKATQTVTAGIGVMQGNASDLLSGLPWQSVMQSDLEFYHSPLRLLVIIQAPKDYVERLLKNDPAFNQKLRNGWIRLASIDPEGNWKSWS, translated from the coding sequence ATGAGCCCTACATTGGCGAAAAAATTACAACAGATTGAAAAAGAACCACGTCACATTGAACTTGATATACATGAATTTGTTCACTCAGCCAGCAATGTCATAGCACCCCTCGGTCCTATTAGCACTTTTGCTGCCCGTCACCCCTGGGTAGGGATGGAACAGCATTCATTTGAACAAGTGGCACGCCGCTTACAACATACCAATGACATTGATCTATATCCGAGTAATCCAATGATTCAATTTGCCAGGAACAAAGGAGAAATTAATCCACATTATCTGGAAATCAGCCTGCAGCGTTGGCTGGATACGCAGCGGCTGGATCTTCCACGTGTAACGGCAGAGCAGTATTGCCGCGCTGCTCTGCATACGTACGAGCCATCGCTTGAGTTCCGGGAATTACCAGAGTTAAAAAAATTGGTAAAAAAATTAAATCGGATTCAGTTTCAAATTACAGAAAAAAAATTTCTTATAACATATAGTCAGCGATTAGAACAATTAGGTGTTGAAAAAACTGCGACCAATCTTAATCTCCAAATCATTAAGTGGTGTAAATTATTCCTTGATGAATCGCAAGCTGTCTGGACAATGCCAAATCGCGATAAAGGTTTTTACCATGCATGGAAGAAACTGGTTCCGTATGATCCTGCAATTAAACCCGCTATACGCAGTCAGCTCCATAATCTGCCTATAGATGCTGGACAAGCTTTAATGGAGGCGTTGTTAAAGCTTGAAATCCCATATACCCAAATTCAAAACTATCTGGAGGCACACTTGCTTTCATTACCAGGCTGGGCAGGAATGATGCTCTGGCGTTCACAAGAATCAGCACAAGACCACTCACTGCTCACAGAATACTTAGCAGTAAGACTTTCACTGGAATATGCCTTTATTCACTCTTATCTCCCACTTCCAGAACAAAAATTGGAAGAACAGGTTCAACTGGAGACTCTAATTGCCAGCTGGCTCCATTGGGGAGAACTGACAATCCACGAATTTTCACAGCTATCTCCTACAGAACTAAAGGCTCGATTAATGCTCGCCAGTCGGTTTGATCAGATTCTCCGTAATCAACTTTGGCTCGAAGCATGGGAGAAAACTTATGAAGAACAAATAATTAAGCTGCTATCTACAAAACGGGAAGATGGCGAAGGAAAAGCAAAAACCATAGAAGCACAATTTGTTTTTTGCATTGATGTGCGCTCAGAGCCATTCCGCAGAAAATTGGAACAAGCTGGTTCTTATGAAACAATTGGCGCTGCCGGTTTTTTCGGATTACCGATAGAAACATGTGAGCTTGGTAGCCAGCACACACATAACTCGCTGCCGGTTATGTTCAAACCACAACACCGAATAAAAGAAGAGGCAACTGAATCTGAATTTTTAGCCTATCAACAACGCAAACAGACAGCATATTCTCTTAGCTCTGCATTTAAGATGATGAAACAAAATTTGCTATCCAGTTTAGTCCTGCCAGAAATAAGCGGCCCTTGGCTCGGTCTGCAAACGCTGGCCCGAAGCTTTGTTCCTAAGAAAACTGCCTATGCTGCTCGTAAAATAAAAGAAACATGGCTCCATAAACCTTCTACAGAACTATCACTCGATCATGTTCAAACAAAAGGTTCAGAGCTGCCTATAGGATTTTCACTTGATGAGAAAATTTTGTATGTTAAACAAGCTTTAAAAACGATGGGACTCGCTGACCATTTTGCTCCATTAGTAGTTATATGCGGGCACGGAAGTCACAGCACAAATAATCCTTATGCTTCGGCACTTGATTGCGGGGCATGCGGTGGTGCATCAAGCGGTTTTAATGCGAGAGTACTAGCAGCCCTTTGTAATCTTCCTGAAGTTCGGAATGGCCTTATAGAAGAAGGCATTGCTATACCCAAGGAAACTATATTTGCAGCGGCTGAACATATCACGACACTTGATCAGCTGAAGTGGCTCTATGTTCCGGAGTTATCCGATTCTGCTCAAACAGCATTTGATAGCATCGAAGCTTGTTTACCAAAAATTTGCGAAGAGGCCAATGCGGAACGGATCCATAAATTACCGCATATTAACCATAATAATAAGAACCCTAAGTCTGAAGCCGCGCGTTTGGCAGAGGATTGGAGTGAAGCTCGCCCTGAGTGGGGACTGGCACGTAATGCCGCTTTTATCATCGGTGAACGCCGGCTTACCCAAAAATGTAATTTGGAGGGAAGAGCATTTCTTCACAGCTATAACTGGAAAAAAGACAAAAAAGGAAGCCTCCTAGCTAACATTATCACTGGACCAGGAACTGTTTGCCAGTGGATTAATCTGCAATATTATGCCTCAACTGTCGCACCGCACTATTACGGAAGCGGCAATAAAGCAACGCAGACCGTGACAGCAGGTATCGGTGTTATGCAGGGAAATGCCAGCGATTTGTTATCAGGGCTTCCATGGCAATCTGTCATGCAGTCGGATCTGGAATTCTATCATTCACCATTACGTCTGCTGGTCATTATCCAGGCACCAAAAGATTATGTGGAAAGATTGCTGAAAAACGATCCAGCATTTAATCAAAAACTCCGCAATGGATGGATCCGGCTTGCATCCATTGATCCGGAAGGAAACTGGAAAAGCTGGTCATAA
- a CDS encoding recombinase family protein has protein sequence MVRKASGGIKNKKAFAYFRKSIEREADKSIEGQREVVQRYAKENNIEMVAEFEEVASSATIEREQLEAMLEALKKHKDIDYILLHRFDRITREILHMGYIMTLLNRTKTRLHSVTEDNDYENDPTKIMMIIMKTYGSTIERMAIVERMQEGRRRKQQKGGFLGGTPPVGYKSIIGTGKLAIEPSEVPIIETVFLLKEEGLSMDKIAEELNKKGFVTRKNKQFHATTVQRILKYKIWYEGKGEAPAIIK, from the coding sequence ATGGTTAGAAAGGCATCCGGAGGAATAAAAAATAAAAAAGCTTTTGCCTATTTCCGAAAATCAATTGAAAGAGAAGCGGATAAATCGATTGAAGGTCAAAGAGAAGTGGTTCAACGTTACGCCAAGGAAAATAATATTGAAATGGTTGCCGAATTCGAAGAAGTGGCTTCTTCAGCAACCATTGAAAGAGAACAGCTGGAAGCGATGCTGGAAGCGCTCAAAAAACATAAGGATATAGACTACATATTACTGCACCGCTTCGACCGGATAACAAGGGAGATTCTACATATGGGTTACATTATGACACTTTTGAACCGCACTAAGACAAGGTTACATTCCGTTACGGAAGATAATGATTATGAAAATGACCCAACAAAAATTATGATGATTATCATGAAAACATACGGATCAACTATTGAAAGAATGGCGATTGTAGAACGGATGCAAGAAGGGAGAAGAAGAAAGCAGCAAAAGGGGGGGTTCCTCGGTGGTACACCGCCGGTAGGATACAAATCGATTATCGGTACTGGAAAACTGGCTATTGAACCAAGCGAAGTTCCAATTATTGAAACAGTTTTTCTTCTAAAAGAAGAAGGGCTTTCGATGGATAAAATAGCAGAGGAATTGAATAAAAAAGGCTTTGTAACAAGAAAAAATAAACAATTTCATGCCACAACCGTTCAGCGTATTTTAAAATATAAAATTTGGTACGAAGGAAAAGGAGAGGCACCGGCAATTATAAAGTAA
- a CDS encoding ABC transporter ATP-binding protein, whose amino-acid sequence MSFLTVQDVHHTYFTKDSAVTALSNISLTVEEGEFISFLGPSGCGKTTLLTIISSLLKPTQGTVLLENKPVSTSQSEIGYMLQQDYLFPWKTIEENVLIGLKLSKQLTEETKAAALGLLGQIGLSGVEKQLPKQLSGGMRQRVALARTLATEPKLLMLDEPFSALDYQTKLKLEDLVSRTLDNLGKTAILVTHDIGEAIAMSDRIYLFSSHPGRIHKIFSVPKELRKLSPFEARNHEAYTDIFQTIWKELESLEH is encoded by the coding sequence ATGAGTTTCTTGACTGTTCAAGATGTCCATCATACTTATTTTACGAAAGATTCGGCAGTCACGGCTCTCTCCAATATTTCACTTACAGTAGAAGAAGGAGAATTTATCTCCTTTCTTGGCCCTAGCGGCTGTGGCAAAACAACTCTGCTCACGATTATTTCCAGCTTATTAAAGCCTACCCAAGGAACGGTTCTATTGGAAAACAAACCGGTATCTACATCACAAAGTGAGATTGGCTATATGCTGCAACAGGATTATTTGTTTCCATGGAAGACGATCGAAGAAAATGTGCTGATTGGCTTAAAGCTATCGAAACAGCTGACAGAAGAAACAAAAGCGGCCGCTCTTGGTTTGTTAGGCCAAATTGGCTTAAGCGGGGTAGAAAAACAGCTGCCAAAGCAATTATCAGGCGGGATGAGGCAGCGAGTGGCTTTGGCACGCACACTGGCAACAGAACCTAAACTGCTGATGCTGGATGAACCGTTTTCCGCTCTGGACTACCAAACAAAACTAAAGCTTGAAGATTTGGTTTCCAGAACATTAGATAACTTAGGAAAAACAGCCATTCTCGTGACCCATGATATCGGTGAAGCAATCGCCATGAGTGACAGAATATATTTATTCTCCTCTCACCCAGGTAGGATTCACAAAATTTTTTCGGTGCCTAAAGAGTTACGGAAGCTTTCACCATTTGAAGCCAGAAACCATGAAGCATATACTGACATTTTCCAAACCATATGGAAGGAGTTGGAGTCCCTTGAACATTGA
- a CDS encoding DUF4365 domain-containing protein, whose translation MPNRVDTHITGDIGECFVTYQLVKSKKWIVSERQHSDYGIDLIAQRSIESPELDKQIRIQVKATESLKVIGNNIHFSLERDYINYYLSCIEPVIFVVVSVRENGHDEAHYIHIQDWVHNNLDYWNKNQNSYTIKIPLANSLFEGLKGPLLYLSTHQFRLYDVYGQSESVRASRRSARESSEQSLVTSPTAFHIAKTDLLDVLECNCDESDTIKLWNEVYHTSLDSFDKLTQNDILSIVVPVGKTVNPNGLFTLSQLYRNHYESICKLNLPDFFSNDYPEVAYYCKWLEEAGLKIPNCTILYAITSDFPEYYGYKLVKKTPTILKDGQDIYFDPYFIFQEIQKV comes from the coding sequence ATGCCAAATAGAGTAGATACACACATTACCGGTGATATTGGCGAATGTTTCGTCACTTATCAGTTGGTCAAATCAAAAAAATGGATTGTTTCTGAAAGGCAACATTCTGATTATGGGATAGACCTAATTGCCCAACGAAGTATAGAAAGCCCAGAGCTTGATAAACAGATAAGAATTCAAGTAAAGGCGACCGAATCTTTGAAAGTGATTGGCAATAATATTCATTTTAGTCTTGAAAGGGACTATATTAATTATTATTTAAGCTGTATTGAACCGGTTATCTTTGTAGTCGTATCTGTAAGAGAGAATGGACATGATGAAGCACACTATATCCATATACAAGACTGGGTTCACAATAATCTAGATTACTGGAACAAAAATCAGAACTCTTATACAATTAAAATCCCTTTGGCAAACAGCTTATTTGAAGGATTAAAGGGACCGCTATTATATTTGTCTACACATCAATTTAGACTTTATGATGTTTACGGACAAAGTGAGAGCGTTAGAGCAAGTCGTAGATCAGCTAGGGAATCCTCCGAACAATCTCTTGTCACTTCACCAACTGCATTTCATATCGCTAAAACAGACTTATTAGACGTTTTGGAATGTAACTGTGATGAAAGTGATACGATAAAATTGTGGAATGAAGTTTACCACACATCGCTTGATTCTTTTGATAAATTGACACAGAACGATATTCTTTCTATTGTGGTTCCGGTAGGTAAAACCGTTAATCCTAACGGTCTATTTACTCTGAGTCAGCTCTACCGTAATCACTATGAATCAATATGCAAATTAAATCTGCCGGATTTTTTTTCAAATGACTATCCCGAAGTGGCTTACTATTGCAAATGGCTCGAAGAAGCCGGATTAAAAATACCCAATTGTACAATCTTATATGCAATAACCAGTGATTTTCCAGAATACTATGGCTATAAACTTGTTAAAAAGACGCCCACAATTCTTAAAGATGGTCAGGATATCTACTTTGATCCATATTTTATTTTCCAAGAGATTCAAAAAGTATAA